One window of Streptomyces sp. SUK 48 genomic DNA carries:
- a CDS encoding cytochrome P450 gives MTETEEATLAEAVPPVRHWPALDLTGTDFDPVLAELMREGPVTRIQLPNGEGWAWLVTRHDDVRMVTNDPRFGREAVMDKPVTRLAPHFIPDRGAVGFLDPPDHTRLRRSVTAAFTARGVERVREKARGMLDEQIDQLLRDGPPADLSAAILSPFPIAVICELMGVPAADRHDMHEWTQLILSSAHGKEVSERAKREMSAYFSGLIGARGGSTAEDVTSLLGAAVSAGEVTLEEAVGLAVLLQIGGEAVTNNSGQMFYLLLTRPELAERLRREPEIRPKAIDELLRYIPHRNAVGLSRIALEDVEIRGVRVRAGDAVYVSYLAANRDPEVFPDPEEIDFSRCPNPHVSFGFGPHYCPGGQLARLESELLVDALLDRIPNLQLAVPAEEVPFKKGALIRGPEALPVMW, from the coding sequence CACTGGCCGGCGCTCGACCTGACCGGAACCGACTTCGACCCGGTGCTCGCCGAGCTGATGCGCGAGGGCCCGGTCACCCGCATCCAGCTGCCCAACGGCGAGGGCTGGGCGTGGCTGGTCACCCGGCACGACGATGTGCGCATGGTGACCAACGACCCCCGCTTCGGCCGCGAGGCGGTCATGGACAAGCCGGTCACCCGGCTCGCCCCGCACTTCATCCCGGACCGCGGCGCGGTCGGCTTCCTGGACCCGCCCGACCACACGCGGCTGCGCCGCTCGGTCACCGCCGCCTTCACCGCCAGGGGCGTGGAGCGGGTGCGCGAGAAGGCGCGCGGCATGCTGGACGAGCAGATCGACCAGCTCCTGAGGGACGGCCCGCCGGCCGATCTGTCGGCGGCGATCCTCAGCCCGTTCCCGATCGCGGTGATCTGCGAGCTGATGGGTGTCCCGGCCGCCGACCGGCACGACATGCACGAGTGGACCCAGCTGATCCTGTCCTCCGCGCACGGCAAGGAGGTCAGCGAGCGGGCCAAGCGCGAGATGAGCGCGTACTTCTCCGGCCTCATCGGGGCACGCGGGGGCAGCACGGCCGAGGACGTCACCTCGCTGCTGGGCGCCGCCGTGAGCGCGGGCGAGGTCACCCTGGAGGAGGCCGTCGGGCTCGCCGTCCTCCTCCAGATCGGCGGCGAGGCGGTCACCAACAACAGCGGGCAGATGTTCTATCTGCTGCTGACCCGCCCCGAGCTGGCCGAACGGCTGCGCCGCGAACCGGAGATCCGCCCGAAGGCGATCGACGAGCTGCTGCGGTACATCCCGCACCGCAACGCGGTGGGCCTGTCCCGGATCGCCCTCGAGGACGTGGAGATCAGGGGCGTCCGCGTCCGCGCGGGCGACGCGGTCTACGTGTCGTACCTGGCCGCGAACCGCGACCCGGAGGTCTTCCCCGACCCGGAGGAGATCGACTTCTCCCGGTGTCCCAACCCGCATGTGTCGTTCGGCTTTGGCCCGCACTACTGCCCGGGCGGACAGCTCGCCCGGCTGGAGTCCGAGCTGCTGGTCGACGCGCTGCTGGACCGGATTCCGAATCTGCAGCTGGCCGTACCGGCCGAGGAGGTGCCCTTCAAGAAGGGTGCGCTGATCCGCGGCCCCGAGGCCCTGCCCGTGATGTGGTGA
- a CDS encoding cupin domain-containing protein, with the protein MTTIEGLTSASVDGLLVPPGQGRVVETPAQRVTFKVTGTHSRMASTFEVEVPPGFDVGAHVHTRSEELFYVLEGELDVLAFEPRVRTPDNWKGWESRSGNRVVRATPGTVIVVPPGCPHAFANPTDTPAKMFFQASPPPDHERYFEELLEILRDGGPPDQEAIEALRLKYDIEQLTPLKHR; encoded by the coding sequence ATGACGACGATCGAAGGGCTGACATCGGCATCGGTCGACGGGCTGCTCGTGCCGCCGGGCCAGGGCCGGGTGGTGGAGACGCCCGCACAGCGGGTCACGTTCAAGGTCACCGGCACGCACTCGCGGATGGCGTCCACCTTCGAGGTGGAGGTCCCGCCGGGATTCGACGTCGGCGCCCATGTGCACACCCGCAGCGAGGAGTTGTTCTACGTCCTGGAGGGCGAGCTGGACGTGCTCGCCTTCGAGCCCCGCGTCCGTACCCCCGACAACTGGAAGGGGTGGGAGTCGCGTTCGGGCAACCGGGTGGTCCGGGCGACGCCGGGCACGGTCATCGTCGTACCCCCGGGCTGTCCGCACGCGTTCGCGAACCCCACGGACACCCCCGCCAAGATGTTCTTCCAGGCGAGCCCGCCGCCCGACCACGAGCGCTATTTCGAGGAACTCCTCGAAATCCTCCGCGACGGCGGCCCGCCCGACCAGGAGGCGATAGAGGCGCTGCGCCTGAAGTACGACATCGAACAGCTCACCCCCTTGAAACACAGGTGA